In a genomic window of Ipomoea triloba cultivar NCNSP0323 chromosome 3, ASM357664v1:
- the LOC116013200 gene encoding uncharacterized protein LOC116013200: MFILARDISPMNTRSALHLHVVRAYDIPERKASSILKSKELVFHDQEGSFLHAHIPKEYVDKFKDVFTEGLVYGVKNFLVITNFYTFKTSPHRYMLKFNYQTVVKEFKNPKFPMHLYRLKGFEELKTKQTVDEKEIFDVIGRVVELHAPQDKVINGKNSRLIDFIIEDADLNIDQTPMKSILSQSSFNPTTSYSISHEPEIQLCTISQIYQLKEVAARVVFIDSGKEWFYASCRTKGCNRKLSEKEGTIVKIRVADLNGNAPFLLWDRECCELLGMSAYDLDAKQNKDKNGVPKELQSLDFDDVNEAESPLQEVPNRHDKDLANNTTVKRALIDEFSSTQSSKKTKEHAVKLEKLKEL; the protein is encoded by the exons ATGTTCATTCTTGCCAGAGATATTTCGCCAATGAATACTAGGAGTGCTCTACATCTTCATGTAGTTAGGGCGTACGACATTCCTGAAAGAAAAGCATCATCAATTCTCAAATCTAAAGAGTTGGTATTTCATGACCAAGAA GGCAGCTTCCTTCACGCACACATACCAAAAGAATATGTTGACAAGTTTAAAGATGTTTTTACGGAAGGATTAGTCTATGGTGTAAAGAACTTTTTAGTGATCACAAACTTTTACACCTTTAAAACAAGTCCACACCGATACATGTTGAAGTTTAACTACCAAACCGTGGTGAAAGAGTTCAAGAATCCCAAATTTCCTATGCACCTCTATCGCCTTAAAGGTTTTGAAGAACTCAAAACAAAGCAAACTGTTGACGAGAAGGAAATATTTG ATGTTATAGGTAGAGTTGTCGAACTCCATGCTCCACAGGATAAAGTAATTAATGGAAAAAACTCTAGGCTCATTGATTTCATCATTGAGGATGCCGA TCTAAACATTGACCAGACTCCTATGAAGAGCATTCTGTCCCAATCCAGTTTTAATCCTACCACTTCTTATTCAATTTCACATGAACCTGAGATACAACTTTGTACCATTTCCCAAATTTATCAACTAAAGGAG GTAGCAGCAAGAGTGGTTTTCATAGACAGTGGCAAAGAGTGGTTCTATGCTTCATGCAGAACAAAGGGATGTAACAGAAAGTTATCTGAGAAAGAGGGTACAAT AGTTAAAATTAGGGTGGCAGACTTGAATGGAAATGCACCTTTCTTGCTTTGGGACCGTGAATGTTGTGAACTTTTAGGAATGAGTGCTTATGATTTGGATGCAAAGCAGAACAAG GATAAGAATGGGGTGCCTAAAGAGTTGCAGTCCTTG GATTTTGATGATGTCAATGAGGCAGAAAGTCCTTTGCAAGAGGTCCCAAATAGACATGATAAGGATTTGGCAAACAACACAACAGTTAAGAGAGCTCTCATTGATGAGTTTTCAAGTACTCAAAGCTCAAAAAAGACAAAGGAGCATGCTGTTAAACTTGAGAAGCTGAAAGAATTATGA